The following are encoded in a window of Panicum virgatum strain AP13 chromosome 5N, P.virgatum_v5, whole genome shotgun sequence genomic DNA:
- the LOC120672131 gene encoding uncharacterized protein LOC120672131 — MTFPPSQSVQPTTKKKIRKGTLDSGGSIRSKSAGSAGSTNQPEPISSEFPMARGNPLVAAKEKGNKLANKAKDKGKLMKPKAKKQTKDKGKKNDVSFESPAMGTRSKKVDSCSPAMSTRSKRKLSL, encoded by the exons ATGACTTTTCCACCAAG CCAAAGTGTGCAACCTACAACTAAGAAGAAAATTAGAAAAGGTACATTAGATTCTGGAGGCTCAATCAG ATCCAAGTCAGCAGGTAGTGCAGGTAGTACAAACCAGCCTGAGCCCATTAGCTCTGAGTTTCCCATGGCTAGGGGAAATCCACTTGTTGCAGCCAAAGAAAAAGGGAACAAGCTAGCTAACAAGGCTAAAGATAAGGGAAAGCTCATGAAGCCCAAAGCCAAGAAGCAAACTAAAGACAAAGGAAAGAAGAACGATGTGTCATTTGAAAGCCCTGCAATGGGCACAAGAAGCAAAAAAGTTGATTCTTGCAGCCCTGCAATGAGCACAAGAAGCAAAAGAAAGCTCAGTTTGTGA